The Amycolatopsis sp. DG1A-15b genome window below encodes:
- a CDS encoding helix-turn-helix domain-containing protein: MGTDSPRAYRSSRREAQARTTRRRVVEAATAVFLERGFAGATMRAIAGRAGVSVPTVELAFGTKAQVLKAAIDVAIAGDDEPVPVLERGWTDAAVSAATVGEFLDVVSDVLGSAQERSAGLVLAVFEAAATTPELAGLAEQMTAQRVATAAWIVDQLASLGAVSGGFTRQEAVDTVWILMDPAVFDRLTRRRQWTRSHYQRWFAHSLVRLLTGGSTTSDSL, from the coding sequence ATGGGCACTGACTCGCCGCGCGCATATCGGTCGAGCCGACGGGAGGCGCAGGCGCGGACCACGCGGCGACGTGTGGTCGAAGCGGCGACGGCGGTGTTCCTCGAACGCGGGTTCGCGGGCGCCACGATGCGGGCGATCGCCGGCCGGGCGGGGGTGTCCGTGCCGACCGTGGAGCTGGCGTTCGGCACCAAGGCGCAGGTGCTCAAGGCGGCGATCGACGTCGCCATCGCCGGCGACGACGAACCCGTGCCCGTCCTGGAGCGGGGCTGGACCGACGCCGCGGTGTCCGCGGCGACGGTCGGTGAATTTCTCGACGTCGTGTCCGATGTGCTCGGCTCCGCCCAGGAACGGTCGGCGGGGCTCGTTCTGGCGGTCTTCGAGGCGGCGGCCACCACCCCCGAACTGGCCGGGCTTGCCGAGCAGATGACCGCTCAGCGGGTTGCCACGGCCGCCTGGATCGTCGACCAGCTGGCCAGCCTGGGGGCGGTGAGTGGCGGTTTCACCAGGCAGGAGGCCGTCGACACGGTGTGGATCCTGATGGATCCCGCGGTGTTCGATCGGCTCACCCGTCGTCGTCAGTGGACGCGCTCACACTACCAACGCTGGTTCGCCCACTCGCTTGTTCGGCTCCTGACCGGCGGCAGCACGACGTCAGATTCCCTGTGA
- a CDS encoding VOC family protein codes for MSGQNHSAFSSHGRLGYVQLPAADIAASAAFYASVFGWSADPVSGGFEAPGMIGQWTTDLPVAGAGGPVLWICADDLYPTLARVADGGGTVRSRPKPDNGERWLAEIDDPAGNRIGVVVPARRARSQTMIAVRDVEASSRWYQQLLGLRSDHGGPHYERLLSDGVLVLQLHQREVEHHHGLIGDPDREVGNGVLLWFGDVTDFDGAVARARQLGAPVLRAPHRNPPEGEGNGPGHREIWLQDPDGYTVAVASPDGEAFEP; via the coding sequence ATGAGCGGACAGAACCATTCCGCGTTTTCGTCGCACGGTCGGCTCGGGTACGTGCAACTGCCCGCCGCGGACATCGCCGCCTCCGCGGCCTTCTACGCATCGGTCTTCGGGTGGTCGGCCGATCCTGTCTCCGGCGGCTTCGAAGCGCCGGGCATGATCGGCCAGTGGACCACCGACCTGCCGGTGGCCGGCGCGGGCGGACCGGTGTTGTGGATCTGCGCCGACGATCTCTACCCGACTTTGGCGCGGGTGGCCGATGGCGGCGGCACCGTGCGGAGCCGGCCGAAGCCGGACAACGGCGAACGCTGGCTCGCCGAGATCGACGACCCGGCGGGCAACCGGATCGGCGTGGTGGTGCCGGCCCGCCGCGCCCGGTCGCAGACCATGATCGCGGTCCGCGACGTCGAAGCGTCCAGCCGTTGGTACCAGCAGCTCCTCGGCTTGCGCAGCGACCACGGCGGCCCGCACTACGAACGGCTGCTCTCCGACGGGGTCCTTGTGCTTCAGCTGCATCAGCGCGAGGTCGAACACCATCACGGCCTCATCGGTGACCCGGACCGCGAGGTGGGCAACGGCGTCCTGCTGTGGTTCGGCGACGTCACCGACTTCGACGGTGCCGTCGCCCGCGCGCGGCAGCTCGGCGCACCCGTCCTGCGAGCGCCCCACCGGAACCCGCCCGAAGGCGAGGGAAACGGTCCGGGGCACCGGGAAATCTGGCTCCAGGACCCCGACGGGTACACCGTGGCCGTCGCCAGCCCCGATGGGGAGGCGTTCGAGCCGTGA
- a CDS encoding DUF1707 domain-containing protein, translating to MPERTDGDARLRVSDAEREHVVAQLTTAIGRGLIDLAEFTTRTDRALAARTRGDLNVLLLDLPGLFHPDDPAASWQDDRVELWENGGRIVRRGGWRVPETLVLRPRTRTLDLDFGAARIEHRQVRIELHGGSTQVRLRLPVDATVDVGGLATKRGRASRVRDKTGFVGTGGTPHFVLTGHSASGQVRLIAADFPPSACHATRPER from the coding sequence ATGCCTGAAAGGACGGATGGTGATGCGCGGCTGCGGGTGTCTGACGCGGAGCGTGAGCACGTCGTGGCCCAGCTGACGACCGCGATCGGCCGCGGCCTGATCGACCTCGCGGAGTTCACCACCAGGACCGATCGGGCGTTGGCGGCACGTACCCGCGGTGACCTGAACGTTCTGCTCCTCGACCTGCCCGGGCTGTTCCATCCCGACGATCCCGCCGCCTCTTGGCAGGACGATCGGGTGGAGCTGTGGGAGAACGGCGGCCGCATTGTGCGCCGAGGCGGGTGGCGGGTACCGGAAACGCTTGTCTTGCGGCCCCGCACCCGCACGCTCGACCTCGACTTCGGCGCCGCCCGGATCGAGCACCGCCAGGTCCGCATCGAACTGCACGGTGGCAGCACACAGGTCAGGTTGCGACTCCCCGTAGACGCCACCGTGGACGTCGGCGGCCTCGCCACCAAGAGGGGGCGGGCTTCGCGCGTGCGGGACAAGACCGGATTCGTCGGCACCGGCGGCACCCCGCACTTCGTCCTGACCGGTCACTCGGCCAGCGGACAGGTCCGCCTGATCGCCGCCGACTTCCCACCATCGGCTTGTCACGCTACCCGACCGGAGCGATGA
- a CDS encoding response regulator transcription factor gives MISLLIVDDHPVVRDGLRGMFGADPRFEVVGEAGDGAEAVSAAEHLRPDVILMDLRMPGTDGVAAIKELAKRGVPSRVLVLTTYDTDSHVLPAIEAGATGYLLKEAPRAELVRAVEAAARGQAVLSPTVATRLLGQVRKPAPALLSRRELEVLELIAQGSTNREAAKRLYISETTVKTHLLHVYAKLGVNDRAAAVAAAFSLGYLAPRD, from the coding sequence GTGATCTCACTGCTGATCGTCGACGACCACCCGGTGGTGCGCGACGGGCTGCGCGGCATGTTCGGCGCCGATCCGCGCTTCGAGGTGGTCGGCGAAGCCGGCGACGGTGCGGAAGCGGTCTCGGCCGCGGAGCACCTCCGCCCCGACGTGATCCTCATGGACCTGCGGATGCCCGGGACCGACGGGGTCGCCGCCATCAAGGAGCTGGCGAAGCGCGGGGTGCCGTCACGGGTGCTGGTGCTCACCACGTACGACACCGACAGCCACGTGCTGCCGGCCATCGAAGCCGGCGCCACCGGCTACTTGCTCAAGGAGGCGCCGAGGGCGGAGCTCGTCCGCGCGGTGGAGGCTGCCGCACGCGGACAGGCGGTGCTTTCTCCCACCGTCGCGACGAGGCTCCTGGGCCAGGTGCGCAAACCCGCCCCGGCCCTGCTGTCCCGGCGCGAGCTGGAAGTGCTGGAGCTGATCGCCCAAGGCTCGACGAACCGCGAGGCGGCGAAGCGGCTCTACATCAGCGAGACAACGGTCAAGACGCACCTGCTGCACGTCTACGCAAAGCTGGGCGTCAACGACCGGGCAGCCGCCGTGGCCGCCGCGTTCTCCCTGGGCTACCTGGCGCCTCGGGACTGA
- a CDS encoding sensor histidine kinase — MSVEAELREEFDRWERKETAVLKVLPYPLLAVSVVMTLLLQPLWNGEEHLPEVLGLSVLLTAWVMWFHTFHPESHRNGPLMGLYYTGLVALTGCLVLLTPWFGFFAFVGYVHAFQYLKGRWRYAGVVATSAVSAISYVGGAANITAGEWWKWPAVSALTTVMATVAFHADVMSDRRNHRQKRALVELHKANVELETALAENAGLHAQLLAQAREAGVLEERQRMAREIHDTLAQGLAGILTQLQAAEQASHVPAVSRRHVGNAMDLARESLIEARRTVHAVGPSALAEARLPDAIGDVAERWSKVNRVEAVLTTTGDVRPMHTDVEVTLLRTAQEALANVAKHARAGRVSLTLSYMEDLVTLDVLDDGVGFRPDAERADSSADGGYGLAGMRRRVQLLAGRLDIESEPGGGTAITVTVPAIPAGSER; from the coding sequence GTGAGTGTCGAGGCCGAGTTGCGCGAGGAGTTCGACCGCTGGGAGCGCAAGGAGACCGCGGTCCTGAAGGTGCTCCCGTACCCGCTGCTGGCGGTCAGCGTCGTGATGACCCTGCTGCTGCAGCCGCTCTGGAACGGGGAGGAGCACCTTCCCGAGGTGCTCGGGCTCTCGGTCCTGCTCACCGCGTGGGTCATGTGGTTCCACACGTTCCACCCGGAGTCGCACCGCAACGGCCCGCTGATGGGTCTGTACTACACGGGGCTCGTGGCGTTGACCGGCTGCCTGGTGCTGCTCACACCCTGGTTCGGCTTCTTCGCCTTCGTCGGCTACGTGCACGCCTTCCAGTACCTGAAGGGCCGGTGGCGGTACGCCGGCGTGGTCGCCACGTCCGCGGTCTCGGCGATCTCCTACGTGGGCGGGGCCGCCAACATCACGGCCGGCGAGTGGTGGAAGTGGCCCGCCGTCAGCGCGCTCACCACGGTGATGGCCACGGTGGCCTTCCACGCCGATGTGATGTCCGACCGGCGCAACCACCGGCAGAAGCGGGCGCTGGTCGAGCTGCACAAGGCCAACGTCGAACTGGAGACCGCACTGGCGGAGAACGCGGGCCTGCACGCTCAGCTGCTGGCGCAGGCCCGCGAGGCCGGCGTGCTCGAAGAGCGGCAGCGGATGGCGCGGGAGATCCACGACACCCTGGCGCAAGGGCTGGCCGGCATCCTCACCCAGCTCCAGGCCGCCGAGCAGGCGTCGCACGTGCCGGCGGTGTCGCGCCGTCACGTGGGGAACGCGATGGACCTGGCTCGTGAGAGCCTCATCGAGGCCCGCCGGACGGTGCACGCGGTGGGACCGTCCGCGCTGGCGGAAGCCCGCCTCCCGGACGCGATCGGCGACGTGGCCGAGCGCTGGTCGAAGGTGAACCGCGTCGAAGCGGTGCTGACCACGACCGGCGACGTCCGGCCGATGCACACCGACGTCGAGGTGACCCTGCTGCGGACCGCGCAGGAGGCGCTCGCCAACGTCGCCAAGCACGCACGAGCCGGTCGGGTTTCCCTGACCCTGTCGTACATGGAGGACCTGGTGACGCTCGACGTGCTGGACGACGGAGTGGGCTTCCGCCCCGACGCCGAGCGTGCCGACAGCTCCGCGGACGGAGGCTACGGGCTCGCCGGCATGCGGCGGCGGGTGCAGCTCCTCGCCGGGCGGCTGGACATCGAGTCCGAGCCGGGCGGGGGCACCGCGATCACCGTGACGGTGCCGGCGATCCCCGCCGGGAGCGAGAGGTGA
- a CDS encoding adenylosuccinate lyase family protein encodes MTGSTVFDSFLFRDLFGTAEMRAIFSDRSYVGHVVRVEVALAQAEARVGVIPRHSADVIAASCDPARLDRDRLRRDTERVGYPILPIVGQLAEQCGDAGGYLHWGATTQDIMDTATVLQCAEGLALISDALDRLRAHLRRLAAAHIDTVTAGRTHLQHALPVTFGYRVAVWLSALDRHADRLTAVRERDLLVQFGGAAGTLASLGPGPAGLRVRAELAAELGLRNPEITWHVARDGLAEIVGLLAAIGASVGKIGTDVALMCSTEFGELAEPFVPGRGASSTMPQKRNPISSELMVAAAKLLRDKSSAMLDAMMQDFERATGPWHVEWAVIAEAFLLLASSLSQAEQAMAGLQVDAERMRANLGLTGGLIAAEAVMMALAPEIGRQHAHELVYAACSRVRDTGTELAVELRKDPHVAAILGDDRIDALCHPAGYLGSAQDMVRSAVGVAVERTDAEDRDGVRRFKRCEEARPRLARHPPIGG; translated from the coding sequence ATGACCGGCAGCACCGTCTTCGACTCGTTCTTGTTCCGGGACTTGTTCGGGACAGCCGAGATGCGGGCGATCTTCTCCGACCGGTCCTATGTGGGCCACGTCGTTCGCGTCGAAGTCGCCTTGGCGCAGGCCGAAGCGCGGGTCGGTGTCATACCGCGCCACAGTGCGGACGTGATCGCGGCCTCGTGCGACCCGGCGCGGCTCGACCGTGATCGGCTTCGCCGCGACACGGAGAGGGTCGGCTACCCGATCCTGCCCATCGTCGGGCAACTCGCCGAGCAGTGTGGTGACGCCGGCGGCTATCTGCATTGGGGAGCCACCACCCAGGACATCATGGACACGGCGACGGTTCTCCAGTGCGCCGAGGGCTTGGCTCTGATCTCGGACGCGCTCGATCGGCTGCGCGCGCACTTGCGACGGCTGGCCGCGGCGCACATCGACACGGTCACCGCCGGCCGGACTCACCTCCAGCACGCCCTTCCCGTCACCTTCGGCTACCGGGTGGCCGTCTGGTTGTCCGCCCTGGACCGGCACGCCGATCGGCTGACCGCGGTACGGGAGCGGGACCTGTTGGTGCAGTTCGGAGGAGCCGCCGGAACCCTGGCTTCTCTCGGCCCGGGCCCGGCCGGCCTTCGGGTCCGGGCCGAACTGGCCGCGGAACTCGGCCTTCGCAACCCCGAGATCACGTGGCACGTCGCGCGGGACGGCCTTGCCGAGATCGTCGGCCTGCTCGCCGCGATCGGTGCTTCGGTCGGCAAGATCGGCACCGATGTCGCGTTGATGTGCTCGACGGAGTTCGGCGAACTCGCCGAACCTTTCGTGCCAGGCCGGGGGGCCAGCTCCACCATGCCCCAGAAACGCAACCCCATCTCCAGCGAGCTCATGGTGGCGGCGGCGAAGCTGCTTCGTGACAAGTCCTCCGCCATGCTCGACGCGATGATGCAGGACTTCGAGCGCGCCACCGGTCCGTGGCACGTCGAATGGGCCGTGATCGCTGAGGCATTCCTGCTGCTCGCCTCCTCGCTTTCCCAGGCCGAGCAGGCGATGGCCGGCCTGCAGGTCGATGCGGAGCGAATGCGGGCCAACCTGGGCTTGACCGGCGGGCTCATCGCCGCCGAAGCCGTGATGATGGCGCTCGCACCCGAAATCGGCCGTCAGCACGCTCACGAACTCGTCTACGCGGCCTGCAGCCGAGTACGGGACACCGGCACCGAGCTGGCCGTCGAGCTGCGGAAGGACCCGCATGTCGCGGCGATCCTCGGGGACGACCGGATCGACGCGCTCTGCCACCCCGCCGGTTACCTGGGAAGCGCGCAGGACATGGTCCGCAGCGCAGTGGGGGTTGCCGTGGAACGAACCGACGCGGAGGACCGAGACGGCGTTCGCCGGTTCAAGAGGTGCGAAGAGGCACGCCCCCGCCTTGCCCGTCATCCTCCGATCGGAGGATGA
- a CDS encoding NAD-dependent succinate-semialdehyde dehydrogenase yields the protein MPRPDAVGRVEKGLFIGGRWRSASGGIRFPVEDPATGRTLCEVSDAAPEDALAALDAASAAQAKWAAVPPRRRGEILRRAHDLLIERIDEFALLITLEMGKSLAESRAEVEYGAHYLHWFGEEAVRIDGSWKVSEDGTARVLVTRQPVGPCLLITPWNAPLAMPARKIGPAVAAGCTMVVKPAPQTPLTTAALAGLLTEAGLPGGVLNIVPTTRAAAITERLLPDGRLRKLSFTGSTPVGRTLLSQAAGTVLRTSMELGGNAPFIVCRDADIDAAVEGAMTAKLRNVGEACIAANRFHVHADVVDEFSEKLVARMSTITVGPGTDPATDLGPMIDARQRRRVADLVDETVGAGARVRTGARVPEGAGYFYPPTVLTDVPAGTRITREEIFGPVAAIRTFTTEAEVLHDANNTEFGLVSYLYTRDLGQALRMSEQLETGMVGLNRGYVSDPSAPFGGMKQSGIGREGGNTGIDEYLEQKYLAIHMDTPRRGEAGR from the coding sequence CTGCCTCGACCCGATGCCGTCGGACGTGTCGAGAAGGGCTTGTTCATCGGCGGTCGATGGCGATCAGCGTCCGGCGGAATCCGCTTCCCGGTGGAGGATCCGGCCACCGGGCGGACACTGTGCGAAGTGTCGGACGCGGCCCCGGAGGATGCACTGGCCGCCCTTGACGCGGCCAGCGCCGCCCAGGCGAAGTGGGCTGCGGTACCCCCGCGCCGGCGGGGCGAGATCCTTCGGCGGGCCCACGATCTGCTGATCGAGCGCATCGACGAGTTCGCGTTGCTGATCACCCTGGAGATGGGCAAGTCACTGGCCGAGTCCCGGGCGGAGGTCGAGTACGGCGCGCACTACCTGCACTGGTTCGGTGAGGAAGCCGTCCGGATCGACGGGAGCTGGAAGGTCAGCGAGGACGGCACCGCCCGGGTGCTGGTCACCCGGCAGCCGGTCGGGCCCTGCCTGCTGATCACACCGTGGAACGCGCCGCTGGCCATGCCGGCCCGCAAGATCGGCCCGGCCGTGGCGGCCGGCTGCACCATGGTGGTCAAACCCGCGCCGCAGACACCCCTGACGACGGCTGCGCTGGCGGGGCTCCTGACCGAAGCCGGCCTGCCCGGTGGGGTGCTCAACATCGTTCCCACCACCCGGGCCGCCGCGATCACCGAGCGGCTCCTCCCGGACGGGCGGCTGCGCAAGCTGTCGTTCACCGGCTCCACGCCCGTCGGCCGCACGTTGCTGTCCCAGGCCGCCGGCACCGTCCTGCGGACCTCGATGGAGCTGGGAGGCAATGCTCCGTTCATCGTCTGCCGCGACGCCGACATCGACGCCGCGGTCGAGGGTGCGATGACCGCCAAGCTCCGGAACGTCGGTGAGGCCTGTATCGCCGCCAATCGCTTCCACGTCCACGCCGACGTCGTCGACGAGTTCAGCGAAAAGCTCGTCGCGCGCATGAGCACCATCACCGTCGGACCGGGCACGGACCCCGCCACCGACCTCGGGCCGATGATCGACGCGCGCCAGCGGCGCCGGGTCGCGGACCTGGTCGACGAAACCGTCGGCGCGGGCGCCCGGGTGCGCACCGGCGCCCGGGTTCCCGAGGGAGCGGGCTACTTCTACCCGCCGACCGTGCTCACCGACGTCCCCGCCGGCACTCGGATCACCCGCGAGGAGATCTTCGGCCCGGTCGCGGCCATCCGGACGTTCACCACCGAAGCCGAAGTCCTGCACGACGCCAACAACACCGAGTTCGGTCTCGTGAGCTACCTCTACACCCGGGATCTGGGCCAGGCGCTCCGGATGAGCGAGCAGCTCGAGACGGGCATGGTGGGTCTCAACCGCGGTTACGTGTCCGACCCCAGCGCGCCCTTCGGGGGCATGAAGCAGTCCGGCATCGGCCGGGAAGGTGGCAACACCGGGATCGACGAATACCTGGAGCAGAAGTACTTGGCCATCCACATGGATACTCCCCGCCGCGGAGAGGCCGGGCGATGA
- a CDS encoding type 1 glutamine amidotransferase domain-containing protein produces the protein MRKILIVMSAASIWERTDGSEYPTGYWAEEVAAPHEKFVQAGFTVDFASPGGVLQPLDAHSADPEIAGPDCAHYVAHAARALSEFGPLLKLDEIDIDDYAAVVIPGGHGPVVDLYQDRDLGRLLTEADAAGKIIGAVCHGPAGLLSAVDEDGKWLFAGREMTAFTDEEEQSFGTAEGAPWLLAGTLRQKGAKHSGGPAYQAHNVQDRNLFTGQNPASSAPMAEAMIAALA, from the coding sequence GTGCGCAAGATCCTGATCGTCATGTCCGCCGCGAGCATCTGGGAGCGCACCGACGGCTCGGAATACCCGACCGGGTACTGGGCCGAAGAGGTCGCTGCGCCGCACGAGAAGTTCGTGCAGGCCGGATTCACGGTCGACTTCGCTTCCCCGGGCGGGGTTCTGCAGCCGCTCGACGCCCACAGCGCCGACCCGGAGATCGCCGGCCCGGACTGCGCGCACTACGTGGCGCACGCCGCGCGGGCGCTGAGTGAGTTCGGTCCGCTGCTCAAGCTGGACGAGATCGACATCGACGACTACGCCGCCGTCGTCATCCCCGGCGGGCACGGTCCGGTGGTCGACCTCTACCAGGACCGTGACCTCGGCCGCCTGCTCACCGAGGCGGACGCGGCCGGGAAGATCATCGGGGCCGTTTGCCACGGCCCGGCCGGCCTTCTGTCCGCTGTGGACGAAGACGGCAAGTGGCTGTTCGCGGGCCGGGAGATGACGGCCTTCACCGACGAGGAGGAGCAGAGCTTCGGCACCGCGGAAGGCGCTCCGTGGCTGCTGGCCGGCACGCTGCGCCAGAAGGGCGCGAAGCACTCCGGTGGACCGGCGTACCAAGCGCACAACGTGCAGGACCGGAACCTCTTCACCGGCCAGAACCCGGCCTCCAGCGCCCCCATGGCCGAGGCCATGATCGCCGCCCTCGCATAG
- a CDS encoding SDR family oxidoreductase, with the protein MSFPTDRPATWFVTGTSRGLGLELVTQLLRRGDQVAATTRSTERLLAAVGDRVDTARLLPLTVDLRDDEQVRQAVRRATERFGGLDVVVNNAGYGYLAAVEETSARDVRDMLDVQVAGVWNVLRATLPLLREQKSGHVVNVSSVLGLTAVAGWGLYCAGKFALEGLTEALAQEMAGFDVKVTIVEPGYFRTDFLTTGSLALPASTTDAYPDLREMTENHLKLSRSQLGDPVKGAEAIIRQVVSGEGPLRRLLGSDAHAYATAKVDALRANLEVTAQTAGATDFADA; encoded by the coding sequence ATGAGTTTCCCGACGGATCGACCCGCGACCTGGTTCGTGACCGGCACTTCCCGCGGCCTGGGCCTGGAGCTCGTCACGCAGCTGCTCCGGCGTGGCGACCAGGTCGCCGCGACGACCCGTTCCACGGAGCGGCTGCTGGCCGCCGTCGGTGACCGCGTCGACACCGCACGGCTGCTGCCGCTGACCGTCGACCTGCGTGACGACGAGCAGGTCCGGCAGGCTGTCCGCCGGGCCACGGAGCGTTTCGGCGGCCTCGACGTGGTCGTCAACAACGCCGGCTACGGCTACCTGGCCGCCGTGGAGGAGACGAGTGCCCGCGACGTCCGCGACATGCTCGACGTCCAGGTCGCCGGGGTGTGGAACGTCTTGCGGGCCACGCTGCCGCTCCTTCGCGAGCAGAAGAGCGGTCACGTGGTCAACGTGTCGTCGGTTCTCGGGCTGACCGCGGTTGCGGGCTGGGGCCTCTACTGCGCGGGCAAGTTCGCGCTCGAGGGGCTCACCGAAGCGCTGGCCCAGGAGATGGCCGGCTTCGACGTGAAGGTCACCATCGTCGAGCCCGGCTACTTCCGCACCGATTTCCTCACCACCGGCTCGCTCGCGCTGCCCGCCTCGACGACGGATGCGTACCCGGATCTGCGTGAGATGACCGAGAACCACCTGAAGCTCTCACGCAGCCAGCTGGGCGACCCGGTCAAGGGCGCGGAGGCGATCATCCGCCAGGTCGTCAGCGGCGAGGGCCCGCTGCGCCGGCTGCTCGGCTCCGACGCCCACGCCTACGCCACCGCGAAGGTCGACGCCCTGCGCGCGAACCTCGAGGTCACCGCGCAGACCGCCGGTGCCACCGACTTCGCCGACGCCTGA
- a CDS encoding helix-turn-helix transcriptional regulator, whose amino-acid sequence MHRNNQELADFLRRARSQIDPTRAGLPPDGRVRRVPGLRREEVARLAGVSTDYYARLEQGRRIVPSAAVVEAIGRALGLDDAGRAHLNDLIGLTSAPTPGRTRDVQRVRPGLYQLLDALDGEPALILGRRTDILAANRMAKALFTDFDQLPVTHRNYARWMFLGDGARALFLDWPDQARAAVESLRFEVGRNPGDRATTDLVTELREHSPEFDQWWEQHRVHQRTHGSKRLRHHLVGDLTVEYETLTLPGDPETTLFIYTTEPGSPSRRAMDILASWTASTPALEPNPEITEQ is encoded by the coding sequence GTGCACAGGAACAATCAGGAACTCGCCGATTTCCTGCGGCGCGCGCGCAGCCAGATCGACCCCACCCGCGCCGGCCTGCCCCCCGACGGACGCGTCCGTCGCGTGCCCGGCCTCCGCCGCGAAGAAGTCGCCCGCCTCGCCGGCGTGTCCACCGACTACTACGCCCGCCTCGAACAAGGCCGCCGCATCGTTCCGTCCGCCGCCGTCGTCGAAGCCATCGGCCGCGCCCTCGGCCTCGACGACGCCGGACGCGCCCACCTCAACGACCTCATCGGCCTGACCTCGGCACCCACCCCCGGCCGGACCCGCGACGTCCAGCGCGTCCGCCCCGGCCTCTACCAGCTCCTCGACGCCCTCGACGGCGAGCCCGCCCTCATCCTCGGCCGCCGCACCGACATCCTCGCCGCCAACCGCATGGCCAAAGCCCTCTTCACCGACTTCGACCAGCTCCCGGTCACCCACCGCAACTACGCCCGCTGGATGTTCCTCGGCGACGGCGCCCGGGCCCTCTTCCTCGACTGGCCCGACCAAGCCCGCGCCGCCGTCGAAAGCCTCCGGTTCGAAGTCGGCCGCAACCCCGGCGACCGCGCCACCACCGACCTCGTCACCGAACTGCGCGAACACAGCCCCGAATTCGACCAATGGTGGGAACAACACCGCGTCCACCAGCGCACCCACGGCTCGAAACGCCTCCGGCACCACCTCGTCGGAGACCTCACCGTCGAATACGAAACCCTCACCCTCCCCGGCGACCCGGAGACCACCCTGTTCATCTACACCACCGAACCCGGATCACCTTCACGACGAGCCATGGACATCCTCGCCAGCTGGACCGCGTCCACTCCCGCCCTCGAACCGAACCCCGAGATCACCGAGCAGTGA